The following proteins come from a genomic window of Gemmatimonadaceae bacterium:
- the rplS gene encoding 50S ribosomal protein L19, with amino-acid sequence MHAFIETQKEWIRADMPAFRPGDTLRVNVRVKEGDKERIQAFEGVCIARRGSGVSETFTVRKISNGVGVERIFPVHSPMIGDLVVVRRGRVRRAKLYYLRHLTGKATRIKERKARVQVPSSDSAERE; translated from the coding sequence ATGCACGCGTTCATCGAGACCCAGAAGGAATGGATCCGCGCCGACATGCCGGCGTTTCGACCGGGCGACACGCTGCGCGTGAACGTGCGCGTGAAGGAAGGCGACAAGGAGCGGATCCAGGCGTTCGAAGGCGTCTGCATCGCGCGCCGCGGGTCTGGTGTCAGTGAGACGTTCACCGTGCGCAAGATCTCGAACGGTGTGGGCGTGGAGCGCATCTTCCCCGTGCACAGCCCGATGATCGGCGATCTGGTGGTTGTACGTCGCGGGCGCGTGCGTCGCGCCAAGCTCTACTATCTGCGCCATCTCACCGGCAAGGCCACGCGCATCAAGGAGCGTAAGGCGCGCGTCCAGGTTCCCTCGTCGGATTCCGCCGAGCGCGAGTAG
- a CDS encoding ribonuclease HII — MAPGARRHRWSTLERELRQTVGPLLAGVDEVGRGPLAGPVVACAVVMPPGMRAIAGVNDSKQLTARAREGLALKIRARALALSLGAASVREIDELNIYKASVLAMRRALWRLAVRPDHVIVDGNPIRTLGVKHTAVVGGDGRCYSVACASIVAKVTRDRLMRALARRYPGYEWERNVGYGTPAHLDGLWGHGATVHHRRSFLPIRQLQIFD, encoded by the coding sequence ATGGCGCCGGGCGCCCGCCGTCACCGGTGGAGCACGCTCGAGCGCGAACTGCGGCAGACCGTCGGTCCGTTGCTGGCCGGCGTGGATGAAGTGGGACGGGGCCCCCTGGCGGGCCCCGTTGTCGCATGCGCCGTGGTCATGCCGCCCGGCATGCGGGCGATTGCCGGCGTGAACGACTCCAAGCAGCTCACGGCGCGCGCGCGGGAGGGCTTGGCGCTCAAGATTCGCGCCCGCGCCCTCGCCCTGTCGCTCGGCGCGGCCAGCGTGCGCGAGATCGACGAACTCAACATCTACAAGGCCAGCGTGCTGGCCATGCGGCGGGCGCTCTGGCGTCTGGCCGTGCGGCCCGACCACGTGATCGTGGACGGCAATCCCATCCGGACGTTGGGGGTGAAACACACGGCGGTGGTGGGGGGCGACGGGCGGTGCTACAGCGTGGCGTGCGCGTCGATCGTGGCCAAGGTGACCCGCGACCGGCTGATGCGTGCCCTGGCGCGCCGTTACCCGGGCTACGAGTGGGAGCGCAACGTGGGCTACGGGACACCGGCGCATCTGGACGGTCTGTGGGGGCACGGGGCCACGGTCCATCATCGGCGGTCGTTCCTCCCGATTCGCCAGCTGCAGATCTTCGATTAG
- a CDS encoding SusC/RagA family TonB-linked outer membrane protein — protein MRLGRWRLLATSATAALFLMIGGASAASAQGTITGRVVDQTSNAPISDAHVMVVGSPSSVTTGQDGRYTLNDVAAGVHDVRVLRVGFEARKLTVTVVAGQTATLNFALAPTIVKLQDMVTTATGEQRKVELGNAISTLGDVSNRVQTSAITDMTDLMVAKAPGVIVLPGNMTGSAPVVRIRGLNSLSLDNDPIYIVDGIRITSSAIGVSTGGTAESFLNTLSPDEIEDVEIVKGPSAATLYGTDAANGVIVITTKKGRAGPAKWTWSAEQGSVRDLNHYPVQYALWGHNPTSTSTTPIRCLMQTNLPAGTCVVDSTTSLNLLNTPGLTPIQNGNRSQYGVQISGGTNQIRYFVSGSLENEIGPVKMPQFSIDRFNAQGTSILDTWLHPEAYQQENVRANLTAALSPTLDLSVNTGIAKTDQRLPQVDNNSFSFLYNAWQNPGFTHSGLGYNATGSLGENKMGYGFFTPGDIFQRLVQTGIQRLTASTNANWRPFPWMENAGTVGIDLAIRDNLTFCAFSTCPNSGTTRLGSITDAHNNNRDFSAKLVSTSTWQARSWANLKTTLGADYINAENDGSTASGSQLAPGGQTVGSAAVLSASNFLPTAVKTLGLYVQEEAAIRDKLFLTAGVRTDQNSAFGTNFQRVYYPTTQLSWLMSDESFFPRYSWLDQFRLRMAYGAAGVQPGATSSLQTYVPSTVNVNGTDTPGLRADALGNPNLKPETSAEFEGGFDTQLLHSRVNLELTYYSKQTKNALIQLPIAPNAAPSNTSVLANIASVKNAGVEATLNTQLIDIRQFGWDLTINASHNTNKVVSLGTNPGTGKPYPTIGTGTTRDSVGLPINAFFYHTYTYADSNHDGYITANEVTVNPAFTYMGSSATPRDLVSVQNGFDVLDRAFRINILLDYKGGYSLPNATGSFYCQQTNTCYTESNLHAPLWDQARLVALRYAKTSTSVGYLENGQFWRLREVSVVWNLPTRLTRVLRGAEGANLVFSARNLHVWTAYTGIDPEANYSTGDIQNTFSTIAPPTYYVVRLNLHY, from the coding sequence ATGCGATTGGGACGCTGGAGACTGTTGGCGACAAGTGCCACCGCGGCGCTCTTCCTGATGATAGGCGGGGCTTCGGCGGCATCGGCGCAGGGCACGATCACCGGGCGTGTGGTGGACCAGACCAGCAACGCCCCGATCAGCGACGCCCACGTGATGGTCGTGGGCAGTCCGTCGTCCGTCACGACCGGGCAGGACGGGCGCTACACGCTCAACGACGTGGCCGCCGGTGTGCACGACGTGCGGGTGCTGCGCGTGGGCTTCGAGGCCCGGAAGCTGACGGTGACGGTCGTCGCCGGCCAGACGGCGACGTTGAACTTCGCGCTCGCGCCCACGATCGTGAAGCTCCAGGACATGGTGACGACGGCCACCGGTGAGCAGCGCAAGGTGGAGCTCGGCAACGCCATCTCGACGCTCGGCGACGTCTCCAATCGCGTGCAGACCTCCGCGATCACCGACATGACCGATCTGATGGTGGCCAAGGCGCCCGGCGTGATCGTGCTGCCCGGCAACATGACGGGCTCGGCGCCGGTCGTGCGCATCCGAGGCCTCAACTCCCTGTCGCTGGACAACGACCCGATCTACATCGTGGACGGCATCCGGATCACGTCCAGCGCCATCGGCGTCTCGACGGGTGGCACCGCGGAGAGCTTCCTCAATACGCTCAGTCCCGACGAGATCGAGGACGTGGAGATCGTGAAGGGTCCCTCGGCGGCCACGCTGTACGGCACCGATGCCGCCAACGGCGTCATCGTGATCACCACCAAGAAGGGCCGAGCCGGGCCAGCCAAGTGGACGTGGTCGGCGGAGCAGGGCTCGGTGCGCGACCTCAACCACTACCCCGTGCAGTACGCGCTATGGGGCCACAACCCGACGTCCACCTCCACCACGCCGATCCGCTGCCTGATGCAGACGAATCTGCCCGCGGGGACGTGCGTCGTGGACAGCACGACGTCGCTCAACCTGCTCAATACCCCGGGCCTGACCCCGATCCAGAACGGCAACCGCAGTCAGTACGGGGTGCAGATCAGTGGCGGGACGAACCAGATCCGGTACTTCGTGAGCGGGTCCCTCGAGAATGAGATCGGCCCGGTCAAGATGCCGCAGTTCTCGATCGATCGCTTCAATGCGCAGGGTACGTCCATTCTGGACACGTGGCTGCATCCCGAGGCGTACCAGCAGGAGAACGTGCGCGCCAACCTCACCGCGGCGCTCAGCCCGACGCTCGATCTCTCGGTGAATACGGGCATCGCCAAGACCGACCAGCGCCTGCCGCAAGTGGACAACAACAGCTTCAGCTTCCTCTACAACGCGTGGCAGAACCCGGGGTTCACGCACAGCGGCCTCGGCTACAACGCCACCGGCAGTCTGGGCGAGAACAAAATGGGCTACGGGTTCTTCACTCCGGGGGACATCTTCCAACGGCTCGTGCAGACCGGCATCCAGCGCCTTACCGCGAGCACGAACGCCAACTGGCGGCCGTTCCCGTGGATGGAGAACGCCGGCACCGTGGGCATCGATCTCGCCATCCGCGACAATCTCACGTTCTGCGCGTTCAGCACGTGCCCGAACTCGGGCACGACGCGGTTGGGCAGCATCACGGACGCGCACAACAACAACCGCGACTTCTCGGCCAAATTGGTGAGCACCTCGACCTGGCAGGCGCGGTCGTGGGCCAACCTCAAGACGACGCTCGGCGCCGACTACATCAACGCCGAGAACGACGGCTCGACGGCCAGCGGCTCTCAATTGGCACCGGGCGGGCAGACGGTGGGCTCGGCGGCCGTCCTCAGCGCCAGCAACTTCCTGCCGACGGCGGTGAAGACGCTTGGCCTCTACGTGCAGGAAGAGGCGGCCATTCGCGACAAACTGTTCCTCACCGCCGGAGTGCGCACCGACCAGAACAGCGCGTTCGGCACGAACTTCCAGCGCGTGTACTACCCCACGACGCAGTTGTCGTGGCTCATGTCGGACGAGTCGTTCTTCCCGCGCTACTCGTGGCTGGACCAGTTCCGCCTGCGCATGGCGTACGGCGCGGCGGGCGTGCAGCCGGGCGCGACCTCTTCGTTGCAGACGTATGTGCCGTCCACGGTGAACGTGAACGGAACGGATACTCCGGGCCTCAGAGCCGACGCGCTGGGCAACCCGAACCTCAAGCCCGAAACGTCGGCGGAATTCGAGGGCGGCTTCGACACGCAGCTGCTCCACAGCCGCGTGAACCTCGAACTCACCTACTACAGCAAACAGACGAAGAACGCGCTCATCCAGCTGCCCATCGCGCCCAACGCGGCGCCGTCGAACACGAGCGTGCTCGCCAACATCGCGTCGGTGAAGAACGCCGGCGTCGAAGCGACGCTCAATACGCAACTGATCGACATACGTCAGTTCGGCTGGGACCTGACGATCAACGCATCGCACAACACCAACAAGGTCGTGTCGTTGGGCACGAATCCGGGCACGGGCAAGCCGTACCCGACCATCGGCACGGGCACGACGCGTGACTCGGTCGGCCTGCCGATCAACGCGTTCTTCTATCACACGTATACGTATGCCGACTCGAACCACGACGGCTACATCACGGCCAACGAGGTCACGGTCAACCCGGCCTTCACCTACATGGGGTCTTCCGCGACTCCCAGGGACCTGGTGTCGGTGCAGAACGGCTTCGACGTACTCGATCGCGCCTTCCGCATCAACATCCTGCTCGACTACAAGGGTGGCTACAGTCTGCCCAACGCCACGGGCTCGTTCTATTGCCAGCAGACGAACACGTGCTATACCGAGAGCAATCTCCACGCGCCGTTGTGGGATCAGGCTCGGCTGGTGGCCCTGCGCTACGCCAAGACGTCCACGAGCGTGGGATACCTGGAGAACGGGCAGTTCTGGCGGCTGCGCGAGGTTTCGGTGGTCTGGAATCTGCCCACGCGCCTCACGCGCGTGCTGCGCGGCGCGGAGGGCGCGAACCTCGTGTTCTCGGCCCGCAACCTGCACGTGTGGACGGCGTACACGGGGATCGATCCCGAAGCGAACTACAGCACGGGCGATATCCAGAACACGTTCTCCACGATCGCGCCCCCGACGTACTACGTTGTCCGCTTGAATCTCCATTACTAG
- a CDS encoding sulfite exporter TauE/SafE family protein, with protein MPIMSGEMSAFTFLAEVFGASIAGGVLGSIAGIGGGVIIVPVLTVFLGMDIRYAIGASIVSVIATSSGAGAVYVRDRITNIRIAMFLEVFTALGAIIGAALLAPHLPTNWLSILFGVTLLTSLIPIFRKFGEELPEGVVDDAMARRLRLDGSYFDKRLNREVTYHVTGIPLASGYMFLAGIISGLLGIGAGVVKVLAHEIAMKVPSKVSTATSNFMIGVTAAAASGVYLNRGLVLPFVVAPVATGVLVGAFAGTKMMERMSNNHIRQVFAAALALIGGQMLLRGLGGL; from the coding sequence ATGCCCATCATGAGTGGAGAGATGTCGGCGTTCACGTTTCTCGCGGAAGTGTTCGGGGCGTCCATTGCCGGCGGTGTCCTCGGCTCGATCGCCGGCATCGGCGGCGGCGTCATCATCGTCCCCGTCCTCACGGTGTTCCTGGGGATGGACATCCGCTACGCGATCGGCGCGAGCATCGTCTCGGTGATCGCGACCTCCAGCGGCGCCGGCGCCGTCTACGTCCGGGACCGCATCACCAACATCCGCATCGCCATGTTCCTGGAGGTGTTCACGGCGCTCGGGGCGATCATCGGCGCCGCGCTCCTCGCGCCCCACCTCCCCACCAACTGGCTCTCCATCCTGTTCGGCGTCACCCTGCTGACCTCGCTCATCCCCATCTTCCGCAAGTTCGGCGAAGAACTGCCCGAGGGCGTCGTCGACGATGCGATGGCCCGCCGCTTGCGCCTCGATGGCTCGTATTTCGACAAACGGCTCAATCGCGAGGTGACGTACCACGTCACGGGCATTCCGCTGGCCTCGGGCTACATGTTCCTGGCCGGCATCATCTCCGGGCTGCTCGGCATCGGCGCCGGCGTCGTCAAGGTCCTCGCCCACGAGATCGCGATGAAGGTGCCGTCGAAGGTGTCCACCGCGACCAGCAACTTCATGATCGGCGTGACGGCGGCCGCGGCGTCCGGCGTCTATCTCAACCGGGGGCTGGTGCTTCCGTTCGTCGTCGCCCCGGTGGCTACCGGGGTGCTCGTCGGGGCATTCGCGGGGACCAAGATGATGGAGCGGATGTCCAACAACCACATCCGCCAGGTGTTCGCCGCCGCGCTCGCCCTGATCGGCGGACAGATGTTGCTTCGCGGCCTCGGGGGGCTCTGA
- the rimM gene encoding ribosome maturation factor RimM (Essential for efficient processing of 16S rRNA), which produces MTAPEFLIVGRARKAHGIRGELVVEPITDGPDAIFAPGRRVLAGNARGDLSPDRRELHVATVRPMGQGLLVKFDEIPDRTAAEVWRGRYFLVPGSELPPPDEHEVYVHDLLGMRVVLVSGEAVGQVREVYELPQGFAIDVARDRGTVLVPFDERVVTGVDRVARVITIDPPAGLLD; this is translated from the coding sequence ATGACCGCGCCCGAATTCCTGATCGTCGGGCGGGCTCGCAAGGCACACGGCATTCGCGGCGAACTCGTCGTCGAGCCGATCACCGACGGGCCGGACGCGATCTTCGCGCCCGGCCGTCGCGTTCTGGCGGGCAATGCCCGCGGCGACCTCTCCCCCGACCGGCGCGAGCTGCACGTGGCCACCGTACGCCCCATGGGCCAGGGGCTGCTCGTGAAGTTCGACGAGATCCCCGACCGCACCGCCGCCGAGGTCTGGCGTGGCCGCTACTTCCTGGTGCCGGGCAGCGAACTGCCGCCGCCCGATGAACACGAGGTCTACGTCCACGACCTCCTCGGCATGCGAGTGGTGCTCGTCTCGGGCGAGGCCGTTGGTCAGGTGCGGGAGGTGTACGAACTGCCGCAGGGGTTCGCCATCGACGTCGCCCGCGACCGGGGCACCGTGCTCGTGCCGTTCGACGAGCGGGTGGTGACCGGGGTGGACCGCGTGGCGCGTGTGATCACCATCGACCCACCCGCCGGGCTCCTCGACTGA
- a CDS encoding DUF1634 domain-containing protein, whose protein sequence is MTVQETNDGSAGPVRHEDRIAIEDVSSWVLRIGVVASVVILLVGLVVSFAHGGLTRHGMETQTFDLNVGALRHGIATLQGFAWLELGILVLVFTPILRVFTAMVLFAVEEHDRLYASVTFLVLVMTLGSLLFIR, encoded by the coding sequence ATGACGGTCCAGGAGACGAACGACGGTTCGGCGGGTCCGGTCCGCCACGAAGATCGGATCGCGATCGAGGACGTGTCGAGTTGGGTGCTGCGGATCGGCGTGGTGGCCAGCGTGGTCATCCTCCTGGTCGGCCTCGTCGTCTCGTTCGCGCACGGCGGGCTGACCCGACATGGCATGGAGACGCAGACATTCGACCTCAACGTGGGCGCGTTGCGCCACGGGATCGCGACCCTCCAGGGGTTCGCGTGGCTCGAGCTCGGCATCCTCGTTCTCGTGTTCACGCCCATCCTCCGCGTGTTCACCGCGATGGTGCTGTTCGCCGTCGAGGAGCACGACAGGTTGTATGCCAGCGTCACGTTTCTCGTTCTCGTGATGACGCTG
- the ffh gene encoding signal recognition particle protein — MFDELSSKLEAAFSRLRGRGVLSDADIKEGLREVRRVLLEADVNFQLTREFLERVEKKATGVSQLRTVSPAQQLVKIVHDELTAMLGERREGLKLSSVPPTVVMMVGLQGSGKTTTAAKLARRLKGEGRSTRLIAADVYRPAAIDQLETLGRELDVPVYADRSTADVVKIAMAGLDQARRARDRVVIVDTAGRLQIDDDMMAELERLKAAIHPDEILLVADGMTGQEAVRIAQGFDAKLGVTGVVLTKMDGDARGGAALSIYGVTKKPIKYVGVGEKSDALEEFHPDRMAGRILQQGDIVTLVEKAQESFDAEAAKKLEKKVRREGMDLNDFLAAMKQIEKLGPLEGVLKLLPGVNTKMLKQAKQADPKRMKHLEAIVLSMTAEERREPGIMNGSRRSRVAKGCGRPISEVNRLLEQFRDMKKMMKKATGGGGQFRPGMFGMR, encoded by the coding sequence ATGTTCGATGAGCTGAGTTCCAAGCTGGAAGCCGCGTTCTCGCGCCTGCGGGGACGCGGCGTCCTGTCCGACGCCGACATCAAGGAGGGGCTGCGCGAGGTCCGTCGCGTCCTCCTCGAAGCCGACGTCAATTTCCAGCTCACCCGCGAATTCCTGGAACGGGTGGAAAAGAAAGCCACCGGCGTGAGCCAGCTGCGCACGGTGTCGCCGGCGCAACAGCTCGTGAAGATCGTCCATGACGAACTCACGGCCATGCTCGGCGAACGCCGCGAAGGGCTCAAGCTCAGCTCGGTGCCACCCACGGTCGTCATGATGGTGGGTTTGCAGGGATCGGGCAAGACGACGACGGCCGCCAAGCTCGCCCGCCGCCTCAAGGGTGAGGGCCGCTCGACGCGCCTCATCGCCGCCGACGTGTACCGCCCCGCCGCCATAGACCAGCTCGAGACGCTGGGCCGTGAACTGGACGTGCCCGTGTACGCCGACCGGTCCACCGCCGACGTGGTCAAGATCGCCATGGCCGGCCTCGACCAAGCCCGCCGCGCCCGCGACCGCGTGGTCATCGTCGATACCGCCGGCCGCCTGCAGATCGACGACGACATGATGGCCGAACTGGAGCGGCTCAAAGCCGCCATCCACCCCGACGAGATCCTGCTCGTGGCCGACGGCATGACCGGCCAGGAAGCGGTGCGCATTGCCCAGGGGTTCGACGCCAAGCTCGGGGTGACCGGCGTGGTGCTCACCAAGATGGACGGCGATGCGCGCGGCGGCGCCGCGCTCTCCATCTACGGCGTGACCAAGAAGCCCATCAAGTACGTGGGCGTCGGCGAGAAGAGCGACGCGCTCGAGGAGTTCCACCCCGACCGCATGGCCGGTCGCATCCTCCAGCAGGGCGACATCGTCACGCTGGTGGAGAAGGCGCAGGAGTCCTTCGACGCCGAGGCCGCCAAGAAGCTCGAGAAGAAGGTGCGCAGGGAAGGGATGGATCTGAACGACTTCCTCGCCGCCATGAAACAGATCGAGAAGCTCGGCCCGCTCGAGGGCGTGCTCAAGCTCCTGCCCGGCGTCAATACCAAGATGCTCAAGCAGGCCAAGCAGGCCGACCCCAAGCGGATGAAGCACCTCGAAGCCATCGTCCTCTCGATGACGGCCGAGGAGCGCCGGGAACCGGGAATCATGAACGGATCGCGGCGGTCCCGCGTGGCCAAGGGGTGCGGGCGCCCCATCTCGGAGGTCAACCGCCTGCTCGAGCAGTTCCGCGACATGAAGAAGATGATGAAGAAGGCCACGGGCGGGGGCGGGCAATTCCGCCCCGGCATGTTCGGGATGCGTTAG
- the lon gene encoding endopeptidase La: MPKVPRQEDLFASLLPRTMPLMALRSTIVFPHGTIAVQMGAPENITLLDENPDPGVLVALVVAPGEAEDPLDTEAVVNRIGVAARVHERINLPGHTVQITLQGVQRILIEGVQQTEPYPVAIVRDSSETPVEAAEGRALITQVITAAETLADLGEKVSADVPSILRMNVADPGRFADLAATNLGFRIADRDEVLQRLDVGQRLRFVLTRLEREVARARVLDDVKKQTEIKIDEHQREFYLRQQLRAIQSELGEADPAEKDAQDLLTRVDEAQLPEKALAEARREIERLRMLSPASSEYQVVRTYLDWMLALPWSVNSGHHEIELAKVQEALDGRHYGLDEAKERILEFLAVRKLKGGTSQGPILCFVGPPGTGKTSLGTAIGAAIGRPCYRISVGGVRDEAEIRGHRRTYVGAMPGLLLQALRRVAVNDPILMIDEIDKMSGGGPSGDPAAAMLEVLDPMQNKTFTDHYLNLAFDLSSVLFICTANNLFDIPGPLRDRMEVIKIAGYTVEEKVEIAWRYLLPRLLADHGLTDLDIQFTDESLSFISNRYSREAGLRNFERNLSAILRKRARRKAESEEGAWLIEEKRVEALLGVPHYVPEAAEQAPEVGVVTGLAWTSSGGDLIVIEALRMAGTGRLTVTGQLGDVMRESVDAAHSYVRSRASQLGIADATFTEHDLHIHLPAGAIPKDGPSAGITITLAIASVLSQRPVRRDLAMTGEVTLRGKVLEIGGVKEKVLAAYRSGLREVILPKANEKDVRDVPEEVRQHMAFVFVERMDQVLQHALLDREGARARPPRRRVDDTAGAGDGQTADAAPRDTPSSGEPMAADAP; encoded by the coding sequence ATGCCCAAGGTCCCTCGGCAAGAAGATCTATTCGCGTCGTTATTGCCGCGCACGATGCCGCTCATGGCGTTGCGCTCCACGATCGTCTTCCCCCACGGCACGATTGCCGTGCAGATGGGCGCCCCCGAAAACATCACGCTGCTCGACGAGAACCCAGACCCCGGGGTGCTGGTGGCGCTGGTCGTAGCGCCGGGCGAAGCCGAAGACCCGCTGGATACCGAAGCCGTGGTGAATCGCATCGGGGTGGCGGCGCGGGTGCACGAGCGCATCAATCTGCCCGGACACACGGTGCAGATCACCCTGCAAGGGGTGCAGCGCATCCTCATCGAAGGCGTGCAACAGACCGAACCGTACCCGGTGGCCATCGTGCGCGACTCCAGCGAGACGCCGGTGGAGGCGGCCGAGGGGCGCGCACTGATCACGCAGGTGATCACGGCCGCGGAGACGCTGGCCGATCTGGGCGAGAAGGTCTCGGCCGACGTGCCGTCGATCCTGCGCATGAACGTGGCCGATCCGGGACGGTTCGCCGATCTGGCGGCCACCAACCTCGGGTTCCGCATCGCCGACCGCGACGAGGTGCTCCAGCGGCTGGACGTGGGGCAGCGGCTGCGGTTCGTGCTCACGCGACTGGAACGCGAGGTGGCGCGGGCGCGCGTGTTGGACGACGTGAAGAAGCAAACCGAGATCAAGATCGACGAGCACCAGCGCGAGTTCTATCTGCGGCAACAGCTGCGGGCCATCCAGAGCGAACTGGGCGAGGCCGATCCGGCGGAGAAGGACGCCCAGGACCTGCTGACGCGCGTGGACGAAGCGCAGCTGCCGGAGAAGGCGCTGGCCGAGGCCAGGCGCGAAATTGAGCGTTTGCGCATGCTCTCGCCGGCGTCGAGCGAGTACCAGGTGGTGCGCACGTATCTGGATTGGATGCTGGCGCTGCCGTGGAGCGTCAACTCCGGGCATCACGAGATCGAGCTGGCCAAGGTCCAGGAGGCGCTCGACGGGCGGCACTACGGGCTGGACGAGGCCAAGGAGCGGATTCTCGAGTTCCTGGCGGTGCGCAAGCTCAAGGGCGGCACGTCGCAGGGGCCGATCCTGTGCTTCGTGGGCCCGCCTGGCACCGGCAAGACGTCGCTGGGCACGGCCATCGGAGCGGCCATCGGACGGCCCTGCTACCGCATCTCGGTGGGCGGCGTGCGCGACGAGGCCGAGATCCGCGGCCATCGGCGCACCTACGTGGGCGCCATGCCGGGGCTGCTGCTCCAGGCGCTGCGCCGCGTGGCCGTGAACGACCCCATCCTGATGATCGACGAGATCGACAAGATGTCGGGGGGCGGACCGTCGGGCGATCCCGCGGCGGCGATGCTGGAGGTGCTCGATCCGATGCAGAACAAGACGTTCACGGACCACTACCTCAACCTGGCGTTCGACCTCTCGTCGGTGCTGTTCATCTGCACGGCCAACAACCTGTTCGACATTCCGGGCCCGCTGCGCGACCGCATGGAGGTCATCAAGATCGCGGGTTACACGGTGGAGGAGAAGGTCGAGATCGCGTGGCGCTATCTGCTGCCGCGACTGCTCGCCGACCATGGCCTGACCGATCTCGACATCCAGTTCACCGACGAATCGTTGAGCTTCATCTCCAACCGGTACTCGCGCGAGGCCGGGCTCCGCAACTTCGAGCGCAACCTGTCGGCGATCCTGCGCAAGCGGGCCCGGCGCAAGGCAGAGAGCGAGGAGGGGGCGTGGCTCATCGAGGAGAAGCGCGTGGAGGCGCTGCTCGGCGTGCCGCACTATGTGCCCGAGGCGGCGGAGCAGGCGCCCGAAGTGGGAGTGGTCACGGGGCTGGCCTGGACGTCGAGCGGCGGCGACCTGATCGTGATCGAGGCGCTGCGCATGGCCGGCACCGGGCGTCTCACCGTCACCGGCCAACTCGGCGACGTGATGCGTGAATCCGTGGACGCGGCCCACTCGTACGTGCGGTCGCGTGCCTCGCAGCTCGGAATTGCCGACGCCACGTTCACGGAGCACGATCTGCACATCCACCTGCCCGCGGGGGCCATTCCCAAGGACGGCCCCAGCGCCGGCATCACGATCACGTTGGCCATCGCCAGCGTGCTCAGCCAGCGCCCGGTGCGCCGGGATCTGGCGATGACCGGCGAGGTGACCCTGCGCGGCAAGGTGCTGGAGATCGGCGGCGTGAAGGAGAAGGTGCTGGCCGCCTACCGCTCGGGGCTGCGCGAGGTGATCCTGCCCAAGGCCAACGAGAAGGACGTACGGGACGTGCCCGAGGAGGTGCGCCAGCACATGGCGTTCGTGTTCGTGGAGCGCATGGACCAGGTGCTGCAGCACGCGCTGCTCGACCGGGAGGGCGCGCGCGCCCGACCGCCGCGCCGGCGGGTCGACGATACGGCCGGGGCGGGCGACGGCCAGACGGCAGACGCTGCGCCGCGCGACACGCCGTCGTCGGGCGAACCGATGGCCGCCGACGCCCCCTGA
- the trmD gene encoding tRNA (guanosine(37)-N1)-methyltransferase TrmD, with translation MLRINLITIFPDFFAGPLSLSIPSRAEAAGGVAYHVVDLRDYTHDRHRTVDDYPYGGGAGMVMKPEPFFEAVEALGARDPIVLVSARGRPFVQADAARFAAGSELTILCGHYKDVDQRVADHLATEELSLGAFVLSGGEPAALAIVDATVRLLPGAMSDLESARTDSFHGDSGLSAPSYTRPPEYRGYAVPEVLLSGDHKKIAEWRRVEGERLTRGRDPAGGAD, from the coding sequence ATGCTGCGCATCAACCTGATCACCATCTTTCCCGACTTCTTCGCCGGCCCGCTCTCGCTGAGCATTCCGTCACGAGCCGAGGCGGCGGGGGGCGTGGCGTACCATGTGGTGGACCTGCGCGACTACACGCACGACCGCCACCGTACGGTGGACGACTATCCATATGGGGGCGGTGCGGGGATGGTGATGAAGCCCGAGCCGTTTTTCGAGGCGGTGGAGGCGCTGGGCGCCCGGGATCCCATCGTGCTCGTGTCGGCGCGCGGGCGGCCGTTCGTCCAGGCCGATGCCGCCCGGTTCGCTGCGGGAAGCGAACTGACCATTCTGTGCGGCCACTATAAGGATGTGGACCAGCGGGTGGCCGACCACCTGGCCACCGAGGAGTTGTCGCTGGGAGCGTTCGTGCTGAGCGGTGGGGAACCTGCGGCGCTGGCCATCGTGGACGCGACGGTGCGGCTGCTGCCCGGGGCGATGTCCGATCTGGAGAGCGCTCGCACGGATTCGTTCCACGGCGATTCGGGGCTGAGCGCGCCGAGCTACACGCGGCCGCCCGAGTACCGGGGGTACGCGGTGCCCGAGGTGCTGCTGTCCGGGGACCATAAGAAGATCGCCGAGTGGCGGCGGGTGGAGGGGGAGCGGTTGACGCGTGGGCGTGATCCGGCCGGGGGCGCGGACTAG